In one Brevibacillus composti genomic region, the following are encoded:
- a CDS encoding peroxiredoxin codes for MLTVGTKAPLFIADSTKGRIDLQELIGQKQVVLIFYPGDDTPICTKQLCAIQENYRELAAKGACVLGVNPAGLTSHHAFSGKFGYEFPLIADEHEAIRKAYDVGKILGFFAQQRIVYIIGRNGEIIYARKGNPPVSELLAALQKNG; via the coding sequence TGCTGACCGTCGGTACAAAAGCACCGCTGTTTATAGCGGATAGCACCAAGGGGCGGATCGATCTGCAGGAGCTGATCGGCCAGAAACAAGTCGTCTTGATCTTCTATCCGGGCGATGATACCCCGATCTGCACCAAACAGCTCTGCGCCATCCAGGAGAATTACCGCGAGCTTGCGGCCAAGGGGGCTTGTGTGCTGGGGGTGAATCCGGCCGGCCTTACGAGCCATCATGCCTTTTCAGGCAAATTCGGCTACGAGTTTCCCTTGATCGCAGACGAGCACGAAGCGATCAGAAAAGCCTACGATGTGGGCAAAATTCTCGGCTTTTTCGCCCAGCAGCGGATCGTCTACATCATCGGGCGAAACGGGGAGATCATCTACGCCCGAAAAGGGAATCCGCCCGTATCCGAGCTGCTTGCCGCTTTGCAAAAAAACGGATAA
- a CDS encoding YqeG family HAD IIIA-type phosphatase gives MFLEKLMPDQYVESIHHIDIHFLREKKIKAVITDLDNTLVEWDRPYATPEVESWLKQLHKEGIQVTVVSNNNRDRVDKFCTPLGVRFISAARKPGNRAFLQAVADMNVSIEETVVVGDQLFTDVLGGNRLGFHTILVVPVTQTDGFWTRFNRRLERLALYWMRKKGMITWKTQE, from the coding sequence GTGTTTCTAGAAAAGCTGATGCCAGATCAGTACGTGGAGTCCATCCATCATATTGACATACATTTTTTGCGAGAGAAGAAGATCAAGGCGGTGATTACCGACCTGGACAACACCTTGGTCGAGTGGGACAGGCCTTATGCCACCCCCGAAGTGGAAAGCTGGCTGAAACAGTTACATAAAGAAGGCATCCAGGTGACGGTCGTATCCAATAATAACCGGGACCGAGTCGACAAATTTTGTACGCCGCTGGGAGTCCGGTTTATCTCTGCTGCCAGGAAACCGGGCAACCGGGCGTTTTTGCAAGCGGTTGCCGATATGAATGTGTCGATTGAAGAGACGGTCGTCGTCGGGGATCAGTTGTTTACCGATGTGCTCGGGGGCAACCGCCTGGGCTTTCATACGATCCTGGTAGTGCCCGTTACCCAGACAGACGGCTTTTGGACCCGCTTCAACCGCAGATTGGAGCGCTTGGCTCTGTACTGGATGCGCAAGAAAGGAATGATTACGTGGAAAACACAGGAGTAA
- the dinB gene encoding DNA polymerase IV, producing the protein MKKILHVDIDAFYASVEQLDRPEYRGLPVIVGGSSNRGVVSTCSYEARKFGVRSAMPVALAKKKCPQGIFLPPRFDRYVEKSKEIRRVFSAYTDRYQTVGLDEAYLDLSDYENAVPVAKEIKRRVRKETGLTCSVGLSYNMSLAKIASDLKKPDAFVVIRPEQAMEILRTLPVGTLHGVGKKTQELLSKKEIYTVEDFWRLSLEEAVQMLGKMGHALYDRARGEDDREIVTERSPKSSSRETTLPYDLYQREAVAPIAFSLLQEVEQDIREEGVIPQTITLKIKYADFTMRSKQRKNEYGVPWGELLEELLDAFDYSSGVRLVGVGFSNFAPAEGERYEQLSLFSWQSPFYGERQEDQ; encoded by the coding sequence ATGAAAAAAATCCTCCATGTAGATATCGATGCCTTTTACGCCAGTGTCGAGCAGCTGGACAGACCGGAATACCGGGGACTGCCGGTCATCGTCGGCGGCAGCAGCAATCGCGGAGTCGTCTCCACCTGCAGCTACGAAGCGAGAAAATTCGGCGTGCGCTCTGCCATGCCCGTCGCTCTCGCCAAAAAGAAATGTCCCCAGGGGATCTTTCTGCCGCCCCGATTTGACCGGTACGTAGAAAAATCAAAGGAAATCCGCCGCGTCTTTTCCGCCTATACCGATCGCTATCAAACCGTCGGCCTGGATGAAGCCTACCTGGATCTGTCCGATTACGAGAATGCCGTCCCGGTGGCAAAGGAGATCAAACGGCGGGTCCGCAAAGAAACCGGGCTGACCTGCAGCGTGGGTCTTTCCTATAACATGTCCCTGGCGAAAATCGCCAGCGATTTGAAGAAGCCGGATGCTTTTGTCGTCATCCGCCCCGAGCAGGCGATGGAGATTCTGCGCACACTGCCCGTCGGCACGCTGCACGGGGTCGGCAAAAAAACACAGGAGCTCCTCTCCAAAAAAGAGATCTATACCGTCGAGGACTTTTGGCGCCTCTCGCTGGAGGAAGCCGTGCAGATGCTGGGGAAAATGGGTCATGCCCTGTATGATCGGGCACGCGGCGAGGACGACCGGGAGATCGTGACAGAGCGTTCGCCCAAATCATCGAGCAGAGAGACGACGCTGCCCTATGACCTGTACCAGCGGGAAGCCGTCGCGCCGATCGCTTTCTCCTTGCTGCAGGAGGTGGAGCAGGATATCCGCGAGGAAGGCGTCATTCCCCAGACGATCACGCTGAAAATCAAGTATGCCGACTTTACGATGCGCAGCAAGCAGCGCAAGAACGAATACGGCGTGCCCTGGGGCGAGCTGTTGGAGGAATTGCTGGATGCTTTTGACTACAGTTCGGGCGTGCGGCTGGTCGGCGTCGGCTTTTCCAACTTCGCGCCCGCCGAGGGAGAGAGATACGAACAGCTCTCTCTTTTTTCCTGGCAATCGCCTTTCTATGGAGAGAGACAGGAGGATCAGTAG
- the yqeH gene encoding ribosome biogenesis GTPase YqeH, with protein MENTGVTERFEGACAGCGIAIQTEDAKRPGYAPASALQRETVICQRCFRIRHYNEVAPISMGDDDFLRILDGIGSTDSLVVMVVDIFDFHGSWLRGLPRFVGNNPILLVGNKVDLLPQNINLNRVRNWMQHEAKERGLRPADVVLVSAHKGLHIDELLARISQLRKGRDVYIVGVTNVGKSTLINRILHDYGSAELEITTSPFPGTTLDKIEIPLEDGRSIFDTPGIINRDQIGHMITPQDLRKITPTTRINPKVYQLNDGQSLFLGGLARIDFVRGPRQPFVVYVKNDMYIHRTKLENADDVLQKHHGEMLAPPTGREAAEKLPAFVKHTFKIRPTGTTDLVISGLGWVSLQGKEEASVVVHAPKGVSVGIRKGLI; from the coding sequence GTGGAAAACACAGGAGTAACAGAGCGGTTTGAAGGTGCCTGCGCGGGATGCGGCATCGCGATCCAGACCGAAGATGCGAAGCGGCCGGGCTATGCGCCGGCGTCCGCCCTGCAACGGGAAACGGTGATCTGCCAACGCTGCTTCCGCATCCGGCACTATAACGAAGTCGCTCCCATCAGTATGGGAGATGACGATTTTCTGCGGATTCTGGACGGAATCGGCTCCACCGACAGCCTGGTAGTCATGGTGGTCGATATTTTTGATTTTCATGGTTCCTGGCTGCGGGGATTGCCCCGTTTTGTCGGGAACAACCCGATTCTGCTGGTCGGAAACAAGGTGGACCTCTTGCCTCAGAATATCAATCTGAACCGCGTCCGTAACTGGATGCAGCATGAAGCCAAAGAAAGAGGCCTGAGACCGGCCGATGTCGTGCTGGTCAGCGCACACAAAGGGCTTCATATCGACGAGCTGCTTGCCCGGATCAGCCAGCTGCGCAAAGGGCGGGACGTATACATTGTCGGCGTGACCAACGTGGGGAAATCGACGCTGATTAACCGCATCCTGCACGATTACGGATCGGCCGAGCTGGAAATCACCACCTCGCCGTTTCCGGGAACGACCTTGGACAAAATCGAGATTCCGCTCGAGGACGGCCGCTCGATCTTTGATACGCCGGGGATCATCAACCGGGATCAGATCGGCCATATGATCACACCGCAAGACTTGCGGAAAATAACGCCAACCACTAGAATCAATCCCAAAGTATATCAGCTCAACGACGGACAGTCGCTCTTTCTCGGGGGACTGGCGCGGATTGATTTCGTACGCGGGCCCAGACAGCCATTCGTGGTGTACGTAAAGAATGATATGTACATCCACCGGACAAAGCTGGAAAATGCCGACGACGTCCTGCAGAAGCATCACGGGGAGATGCTCGCTCCTCCTACCGGACGAGAGGCTGCGGAAAAACTGCCCGCCTTTGTCAAGCATACCTTTAAAATCCGCCCGACAGGCACGACCGATCTGGTCATTTCGGGTCTC